Proteins encoded by one window of Pseudomonadota bacterium:
- the prpB gene encoding methylisocitrate lyase, translated as MSTSSPGARFRAALEAERPLQIVGAINAYCALLAERAGYRAIYLSGAGVANASFGLPDLGVTTLDDVAEDARRITAATDVPLLVDVDTGWGGAFSIARMMRELHRAGVAAMHIEDQVGQKRCGHRPNKALVSTEEMVDRIKAAVDARIDESFVIMARTDALAVEGMEPMLERIAAYAEAGADAIFAEAMTEIGHYRRVTEKVPVPVLANLTEFGMTPLYTREQLAEVGVAMALYPLSAFRAMSKAAENVYASLREAGVQQPAIVDTMQTRAELYEVLDYHAYEDKLDALFSRSDKEEQ; from the coding sequence ATGAGCACTTCTTCGCCTGGCGCGCGGTTCCGCGCCGCCCTCGAGGCAGAGCGTCCGTTGCAGATCGTCGGCGCGATCAACGCCTACTGCGCCCTGCTCGCCGAACGTGCCGGCTATCGCGCGATCTACCTGTCCGGTGCCGGCGTGGCAAACGCTTCCTTTGGCCTGCCGGACCTCGGCGTCACCACCCTCGATGACGTGGCGGAAGACGCCCGTCGCATCACCGCGGCCACGGACGTGCCCCTGCTGGTCGACGTCGACACGGGCTGGGGCGGTGCCTTCAGCATCGCTCGCATGATGCGCGAGCTGCATCGCGCCGGCGTGGCGGCGATGCACATCGAAGACCAGGTGGGCCAGAAGCGTTGCGGCCACCGGCCGAACAAGGCCCTGGTCAGCACCGAGGAGATGGTCGATCGCATCAAGGCGGCGGTGGACGCCCGAATTGACGAGTCCTTCGTCATCATGGCGCGCACCGACGCCCTCGCCGTGGAAGGCATGGAGCCGATGCTCGAGCGCATCGCGGCCTACGCCGAGGCCGGCGCAGACGCGATCTTCGCCGAGGCCATGACCGAGATCGGCCACTACCGCAGAGTCACCGAGAAGGTGCCCGTGCCCGTGCTGGCCAACCTCACGGAATTCGGCATGACCCCGCTCTACACGCGCGAGCAACTCGCCGAGGTGGGGGTGGCGATGGCCCTCTACCCGCTGTCGGCCTTCCGCGCCATGAGCAAGGCGGCGGAGAACGTCTACGCATCCCTGCGCGAGGCAGGTGTTCAGCAACCCGCCATCGTCGACACGATGCAAACCCGCGCGGAGCTCTACGAGGTGCTGGACTACCACGCCTACGAGGACAAGCTCGACGCGCTGTTCAGCCGCTCAGACAAGGAGGAGCAGTAG